A stretch of the Fusobacterium varium genome encodes the following:
- a CDS encoding putative pyruvate synthase subunit PorA codes for MSIRERMSGNEAIAIAMRQINPDVVPAFPITPSTEIPQYFSQYVADGSVDSEFIPVESEHSAMSAAMGSQAAGARTMTATSSCGLALMWEMLYVVSSARLPITLACVNRALTGPININADHSDSMGARDAGWIQLYSETNQEAYDNMLQANRIGEHPDVQLPVMVCQDGFITSHAVENIELLEDDKAKAFVGEYKPEDYLLNAKRPTAVGPYDIVSYYMEHKVNQAHAMMNAKKVILEVAAEYEKLTGRKYGLFEEYKLDDAEVAIVVINSTAGTAKAAIEEMRKEGKKVGLLKIRVFRPFPMEEIAQALKNIKMVAVMDKCEGFSAAGGPVFAEVRSALYDCSPRPKMINYVYGLGGRDITVNHIKEIFNTLLAEKDQEVKDTYRHFGVRG; via the coding sequence ATGAGTATAAGAGAAAGAATGTCAGGAAATGAAGCTATTGCAATAGCAATGAGACAAATAAATCCAGATGTAGTACCTGCTTTTCCAATCACTCCATCGACAGAAATACCACAATATTTCTCTCAATATGTTGCTGATGGTTCAGTAGACAGTGAATTTATTCCAGTGGAATCAGAGCACAGCGCTATGTCAGCTGCAATGGGATCACAGGCTGCAGGAGCTAGAACTATGACAGCTACTTCATCATGCGGACTTGCATTGATGTGGGAAATGCTTTATGTTGTATCTTCTGCAAGACTTCCTATAACTTTAGCATGTGTTAACAGAGCTCTTACAGGACCTATCAATATCAATGCAGATCACAGTGATTCTATGGGTGCAAGAGATGCTGGATGGATTCAGTTATATAGTGAAACAAACCAGGAAGCTTATGATAATATGCTTCAGGCTAACAGAATAGGAGAACATCCAGATGTTCAGCTTCCTGTAATGGTATGTCAGGATGGATTTATAACAAGCCATGCTGTTGAAAATATAGAACTATTAGAAGATGACAAAGCTAAAGCATTTGTTGGAGAATATAAACCTGAAGATTATCTTTTAAATGCAAAAAGACCTACAGCAGTAGGGCCATATGATATAGTTTCTTACTATATGGAGCATAAAGTAAATCAGGCTCATGCTATGATGAATGCTAAAAAAGTTATTCTTGAAGTAGCAGCGGAATATGAAAAACTTACTGGAAGAAAATATGGCTTATTTGAAGAATATAAGCTGGATGATGCAGAAGTTGCAATAGTAGTTATCAACTCAACTGCTGGAACAGCTAAGGCTGCAATAGAAGAAATGAGAAAAGAAGGTAAAAAAGTAGGACTTCTAAAAATCAGAGTATTCAGACCATTCCCTATGGAAGAAATAGCACAGGCGCTTAAAAATATAAAAATGGTAGCAGTAATGGATAAATGTGAAGGATTCTCAGCAGCTGGAGGACCAGTATTTGCAGAGGTAAGATCAGCGCTTTATGACTGCAGTCCAAGACCAAAAATGATCAACTATGTTTATGGACTTGGAGGAAGAGATATAACTGTTAATCATATAAAAGAGATCTTTAATACTCTACTGGCTGAAAAAGATCAGGAAGTTAAAGACACATATAGACATTTTGGTGTAAGAGGGTAG
- a CDS encoding putative pyruvate synthase subunit PorD: protein MKNKAGVPITEDISWKDITPGGVVYEAGSAQHFRTGDWRSMKPVLLRDKCIDCLLCVPCCPDSAIPVKDGKRLEFDMDHCKGCGICVKACPFKAIELIKE, encoded by the coding sequence ATGAAAAATAAAGCTGGTGTACCAATAACTGAAGATATTAGCTGGAAAGATATAACTCCTGGTGGAGTAGTTTATGAGGCTGGAAGTGCTCAGCACTTTAGAACTGGTGACTGGAGATCTATGAAACCAGTACTTTTGAGAGATAAATGTATTGACTGTCTTTTATGTGTTCCTTGCTGCCCAGATTCAGCAATACCTGTAAAAGATGGAAAAAGATTAGAGTTTGATATGGATCATTGCAAAGGATGTGGAATTTGTGTAAAAGCATGCCCATTTAAAGCAATAGAATTGATAAAAGAGTAG
- a CDS encoding putative pyruvate synthase subunit PorC, producing the protein MKEIFEIRWHGRGGQGAKTASLLLADAAFSGGMFVQGFPEYGPERMGAPITAYNRISKERVTVHSNIYEPDFVVVVDETLIESVDVTKGLKEDGAIIINSSKPASEFKALLKGYKGRVCTCDARTISEETLGKNFPNTPMLGAVVKVSGVMEEKAFLEAMENSFAHKFASKPEVLKGNMAALVRSMNEVKE; encoded by the coding sequence ATGAAAGAAATTTTTGAAATAAGATGGCATGGAAGAGGCGGTCAAGGAGCCAAAACAGCTTCTTTACTTTTGGCAGATGCAGCATTCAGTGGTGGAATGTTCGTTCAAGGTTTCCCAGAATATGGACCTGAAAGAATGGGTGCTCCTATCACTGCTTATAATCGTATCTCTAAAGAGAGAGTTACAGTTCATTCTAATATTTATGAACCTGATTTCGTTGTTGTTGTTGATGAAACTCTTATTGAAAGTGTTGATGTTACTAAAGGTCTTAAAGAGGATGGAGCTATCATTATCAATAGTTCTAAGCCTGCTTCTGAATTTAAAGCTCTTTTAAAAGGGTATAAAGGAAGAGTTTGTACTTGTGATGCAAGAACTATTTCTGAAGAAACTCTTGGTAAAAACTTCCCTAACACTCCTATGCTTGGAGCAGTTGTAAAAGTCAGTGGTGTAATGGAAGAAAAAGCTTTCCTTGAAGCAATGGAAAACTCTTTTGCGCATAAATTTGCAAGTAAACCAGAAGTACTAAAAGGAAATATGGCGGCATTAGTACGTTCTATGAATGAGGTGAAAGAATAA